CTGAAACCTCTATTAAGTTACAATATGGGACAAAAGGTTCCGTTACAGCCTCTTTAATAGTGGACACAGCCGTCTCTCACAACTAAAAGGCAAAAGTAACTGTAACTGTATGTTACTGTATAGTTACCTATACTTCATAAGGTCAGTGGTTCATGCACATCAGAGACAATCACTGCACATGCAATCATTTCTCAACAGAATCTACTGTAGGCTGTGGAAATAATATTTAACCTGCCCAAATCAAAACCTCTGAGCCTAACTTGTTTCCctgctgacaaattaaaattaTGAACATCACAAGCTTCTTTACAGTTCAGATAATACACTAACCAACAAATCAAACCCTTCAGAATGTACCAAACcagtaaaaagaaacacaaaagtcAAGGTTTAACAATTTGTACATTCTAAAGCTGAACCAGGTTGATGACAAACATCAAGAGTGATTGGAAAATTGACGAGTGAGAGCCGCTCGCTTTCAGGACATCTGTGATGGAGACATCTGGGCCTTCCTCATGGAGCGCAGCGCTTTCTCTCTAAGGTGCTTTTCCAGATCATCCAAGGTGTTTTCCACGTCACTGTCCGATtcctaaacaacaacaacgcaTCATTTACTCAACGACCTATATCCGCTGTTGTACCGAACAGAAATCAGACAGAGAGGAAACGGATGTTACCTTTCTGGAATCTCTGTCCTCCTCTGCAGCCTGGTTCTCCTGTGTGTCTccagtcacagcaacagcactgCTCTTCTCCTTCTTATGCTTCTTGTGCTTTTTatgcttcttctccttcttgtgtttcttttccttcttcttcttctttttctttgcactGCCGTCAACATCCGAAGTCTGAAAGAGAAACATCAGAACTTGACGACACAGGCATGAAGCATGTTTATATCAACACAAAGCTAAGAGAAGGATTATGGCAACGGTGCTGCAGCTCAGCTTACAGCtaatgtgtttctgttggagAAATTTAGAATTTTAGAGtttcaagttttaaaaacactgaacataTATGATGACATTTCCTTTTAACAATGCTGCAAAAGTTCAACTTCCTGAGGCTATAACTTGCCATGATTGGCGTGCACAGATTTGAACAGTTAGACCATTAAACTTTTTCCCCTCACCTCcattccattaaaaaaaataaattcaaaaaatattgtttatatCTGCCAATAAGCTCAAACCTTGCTTGGAGATCGACTTCCAGAACCGCTGCTGGCTTTCTTGGCTGGTGGTGGAGATGCACTGGCAGAGCGAGACGGGGAAGGGGAGGCGGATGCTTGAGTCGGACGTTTCTGAGGTGCTGGTTCTGGGGAAACAGATCTGGAGGACGCTCTTCTTATAGGCTGAGGGCTTGGAGATGGTCTGAGAGAGATGACACAGGTGACATCAGATAATTGGCACACAAAAATGTCACAGGTAAACAGAAATTGAAACACTGTTCTGTCTGATACATAAGTGATCCCTACCTCTGGTTGTCACGGCGTTCTGGGGTGCGTGAAACTCTGCGGATGACTTTATTGTGTGGAGGTGACTGTTGTCTGCGCTGGTTAGATGGAGATGTGCTCGAGGTTTCATAGCGCCGTGGGGGGGTTGTGGATCCTCTAACAGCGTGACTGCGGTTTGCAGGGGATGGGGAGAGGCGTCTGGATGCTGCAACAGGGGATCGTGCATCTCTGCTTCGCCGCCCAGGTGGCAGCATGGGGCTCCTCCTGTGTCTGGGTGGAGAtgtagaggagggaggggatcGTCTTCTTGGAGGAGGAGAGCTTCTATGTCTGGGGGATCTGGAGGGACGTCGCTTGGTAGCCGGTGAAGAGCGTTTCATTGGAGAGTTAGACAGCTTCCTCTTCTGAGAAGGCAAAGGTGAAGGGCTGTAGCGACGTTGGATAGGGGGAGAATATCGTCTGGGGGATGGAGATCTACGACGGGGTGGTGGGGAAGGAGACCTGTGAAGCAGGAAATACAACCTTTAGGAAATCCTTTAAAATTAGTAAGTAATTCATAAAATTTTAAGTATTTCATAAGAACCACAGGACAGGAACAATGACTCCTGTATGAAACGCATGCCATTGCCCAGGAGTCTGTTTGCAACACTAAAGTTTGGATAGATCATTTGTCTAAATTTAAAAGGAAACATTCTTATACCTGCGTCTttgaggaggagagggagatcTGCGACGCCGAGGAGGAGTAGGGGTGCGACGTCTGCGTACTGGAGATGGAGAACGTCTTTTCCtgcaaggaaaaaacaaaatcagagtCACCAACTTGTGGCCGCCCGCCTCCCATAACTAGACAAGCTGCAGGTTTATTCAAGGTCTATAAAGAGTCAAAACATCTGTTATGAAGACCTTGAAGGAATTTGGTAATAAAGGATTCACTGGCCAAAATAAAGCAATCACTGGattaaaatatatacacacaccagTAAATAACTGCCAGTGACAAAAAAGCTACAAATTCTTAATGTAATTAATGTGTCACAATCTTTAACTTAGATTTGACTGTAAGTCAGCTTCAGCCACAGTACTACAAAGCCCAGGGTCGAGACTGGTCCGCTGCCAGGCACGAGCACAATGAGCaagactttaaaaaagaaaaaaaaaagatatcagCTGTTCTATGAACAACGCAGACTGTGATCCAGTGCTCTCCAGCTAGTACAGCCTACGTTACTAtgttatgtggaaaataaacatccACTTTTAGGAAGAGCAGCACCCACGCAGCTCCATTTGTGCCACATTATGGATGAAAGTGGGCGGATAGTGATACACTGTACTTAACGTAACACTGTCTGGCCCTGAGTAGGCCTCTGTCGGCGCAGAGGAATAAAATTAATACATACAAACAAGATAAGCAGAGCACAAACTATTAAGATTTGGAGGTAAAAGTGAGATAATGAAAGTCAGATAATGTGTAAATACTGTGTTATCTGACCTCGGTGAGGGATCCCTGTGTCGCCTTCGAGGAGACGGTGTACGACTGCGCCTCCTCCTGACCTCACCATTTCTGGCACCTGACCCTCCTGTTGCCCTCTTGGGCGCCTCATCTTCTGAGGATGAAGACCCCGTTTCTGAAACcacacaaacaaatgacatCAAGAGCTGCTTCGGCGAAGCCTTTGCTGTATGCGGTCAGGGAAAAAACACCAAGGTTGGGGTTAGGACACAGCTTCAAAAGTCCATGAGACGATGAGTGCAAGATGACATGGACAGACTTGTTaaagagagaggggagggggtTGGGGTATGGGAAAAGAAAGAACGGGGATAAAAACGCTTTTAACCTGAAGACGATTGTCGGTTCTGCCTGCGATACTGACGTCGCTGCTGCACCGAATCTGCTGTTGCCCCTTTCTCATTTTTATCCTCCTCTGAAATGCAGAGCATTGAGTGTCCCATCAGTGTTAGCAAAGCCGGGAAACAGACTGCCAAGGAAATGCTACAAGTATTACAGAAGACAGACTTATAGCTGTGACGCTTGGTCTGTCATCATGTTACAACATTTACAGTTTCCCCTTGCATTAGTACACAGTTTAACAATTCTGGTGGCTCAGGTTCAGCCTGTGAAGAGATCCTTCATGTTACACGGACTCAGCCTTCTCAGTGTGGGAGCAAGCCAAAGACTGAGGCTCGGGAATGCTGAGAATTTCACACAAGTACCCGACTGTGTTGGTAAATTAATTTCTCAATGAGAACAATTAAAACTAAGCTCTCCTAGTACAAAATATGGTGCACAAGCATGACAAGTGAACATGTACATCCTGTTGAAAGCCACAGTAACTGCACAGGGCGCAAAGTAATGAGTTAAAGTGTTAAACAGTCGCCACATTTAGAGATCCATGAGGTGAAAGGCAGCATGGTTCTTTAACACGTTTTACACTTACCCGAGTCGGAGCCTTCAGATGGTCTGGGCTTGACGTTGTCAGGGGGAGAATCAGCCCTTGCTCCTTGTTTTCTCTTAAACCCTGAAAAACAATGCACAGCAAAGATTATATGCACTTGTCACAGATTTACTGAAATAACAGCAACGAGCTTAGAGATTACTCATAAAGTTTAACACTGGAATCCAACACTGGTTGTGCAGAAGAAGCATAAAGTCTTCAAATGTTTTCATaggtaaaaatattttaatataatgtaCAAAGGAGGAACTGAAGCACACCTGATGATCTGGGTGGGGAAGGAGAGCCCCGGCCCCTTCTAGCTCGTGGAGACGGTGATCGTCTGTTCTTGCCTGTGGGACTAATGGAAGTATCAGGATGATGGACCTGTTTTCGGGGTGGTGTGGTAGATATTCTTTTCACTGCTTTTTTAGGCGAGCGAGAGCCTGATGAGCTGCTACCAGAGGATGAAGCAGAGCGGGAGCGCCTCCTGTGGGACACGAAAAGGTTTAAAGTATTCTGTATACCACAGACAACATGAAGTAAAATATTAAATCCATGCcaatacaaaaaaatcaataaatatatcGACCTGCGGACGGGGGAACGCCTATGTCTGTGCCTGGAGCTAGCTGGCGCACGTCTAGGAGGGCTCCTACGACGAGGAGACATTCTCCTTCTGGGACTTTGTCTTCTGCGAGGGGAGTACGATCTGATTGGGTAGAGAATCAGCAAATATAGAAAACTCCTTTACAGACTTTGATTTTTCATAATGAAAGTTTAAGTTAAAGCCACACGTCAAATCACCTAGAGCGCGAGCGGCGTCTGCGAGAACGAGAATGAGAGCGTGAGCGGTGGTGTCTTTCCCTCCTCGTGTCCTTCTCCCTTTCTCGTGACCTCggtctttcttctttcttaagGGTTTTCTCTGGCGACTGTTCTTTGACTTCATTCACAGAGTCGGCTTTCACTACTTCCACAACTGTCTCACTGCAAAAGAAAAGTATTTAAATGTCTTAAGTTCTAAATAATACCAGTCCAACTAAATGCCCACTTCAAATAAAAGCAAGAATTCCACAAACCAGGtggaagaagcttcttggacgACTGCCTCTGGCACAGCTCTTCCTGAAGTATCTGGTTCTACCGGCTGCTCTGAAGATTTTGTGGACAGCTGCATCAGGGGCGGAGGGGGTGAACTGCCACCAACTGGACTAGCTTGTTTGCGCCTTGGTGAGCGTGAGGGGCTGCGTTTCCTTTCCCGCTTCGCTGGTGACCTCCTCCGTGGTGATGGCGACCTCCTTCGCGGCGATGGTGACCTCGTTTTCCGTCTGGCCAGAGAGGCAAATACAAGaggtttgcatgttctacaaCAAATTCACAAGCTGTAGTTCCATCTACGGGtctcaaaatgaaaataatcgtACCTCCTGGGGCTCTTTGACTGAGCCCGTTCTCTAAGgtccttttccttcttttcctcaTCCACCTTCTTCAGAGAAGCAAGTTTCTCCTGTTCAATCTGCCAGAAACAGATCAATGAGAGATGAATCATTTTACTCCCATGTTTAAATAATTACTGAGTTCAACATGATATATTTTGTAGAGTTTTTTAAGAGAAAAGGGGTCTTATTACTGCAATTTGTCAAGACTTATTTTACACCATTATATTCCCTTGTCTGTGCTACAGGTCCCCTCCTACATGTAATTGTTTGAGGAGCAGCTGTGCAAACTTACAACAAAAGCCaccccccacccaaaaaaagaaaaaaagtcttgtATGACAcactttcaaaaaaataaatggaaagcCACCAAGCTCAGCGTGATCTCACCCATCCCCGCTTCCACCATTTAGAAAAACCCACCTGTCTCTGTTTGATTTCCTCTTTCTTCTGTTCCAGAAAAGCTGAGGGGATGCCTGCAATGTTCTCCTGGGCGCTCAGCAGCAGGGGCCAGAGGTCCTTCATAAACTCCCGGGCGTTCTTCCCGTTCAGAAAGCCTGTCAGGTTGATCTGCATCATCTTGCTATCTGGGtgctgcaacacacacacgaagggaggagagaaaaaaaaaaaacgtagcCATTGAAATACTTGAAGACCAAACATCAAGGGGGGGTAGGGTCCCACAAACGGGGCTCCCTACCTTCTACTCCTCTATAAATTTATACCTCAGACTATTTAGTTAACCATCTTAAAAACATGTAAGACACTGACTAGACTATTTAACATCCCTGGGTCCAATATTAGACTCAACCTACAAAAATGAGACTGATTTAAATTGTACTCACAAACTCAGGAAACTGAGATTGTGAGCTAGCTGAGGGGAGACACATCTAATGatgttaaagaaataaaataaacacagcaTGCAATTCTGCTGCCCTAGATTTACAATCTAccataacaaaaaagaaaaagaagaaaacaaaacctcCCATAATACAAAGAAATTGTAGTATAATTTGATTTCTTCAGTGCTAGCCCACTACCATACATCCCCTTGGTCGCTACCCACCCCTTGCTTTCCAGTCTCCCCACAGTCTACACTTCAGGAGGTAAACAAACAGCCACAATACAGAGTGCATTAAAACCCAACACTGCAAGTACAGTTCCGGTGTCTTCAGTGAGTCCCGTGGGATCAGTGGGCACGGAGCTCCCTTGGCTTGCTTCCGCCTCCCTACTGCTTGAGACTCAACCACCATGAGCTTAATGTTATATCATTTATCTAAATTGCAAGAGACGAACAAGCAATAATGAGTACACAGTTacacaaaaactgagttttattTCAACAACTGATAGAATGATTGTGAGATAGCGTAATCTCATTAACTGTATCAACTGTTTTCCATTATGCAACAGTACCCTTTAAATTTAGCTTAAacagcccaccccacccactGGCaagtaaaagataaaataataagTAAAAAATAATACACATGTGTGATGCTGGTGacataaaatatgaaaatacacaCATCTGGATTTTCTTAGAATAACGAGCCATAAACGAAGATAAATGGCACTGAAATCAAAACTTGCATTCAAAAAATATACGAGTACACTGACTGTATGGTAATTACAAATACAGAGTATAAATTATCtgaaatgtttcctgttttataaaGTATGTCTGTGCAATGGAAGTTACCCAAGTTCCAGACATCTTACATGCTTTGATCTATCAGTGGGACAGAGTAGAGTTCATGGAAAGGAAAACAGCTGGACATAATGcttgtaaaataaaacagccTGGAGTGAATGTACACTTTAGTCTACAAAAATAGGATCTACAATATTACAGGTTTACTGTTAAGAGGGGTTTTGTAGAAAATAAGTGAACTTGTACTAACTTAAAACCAAGTTGAAAAGTATTGTTTCTTACGGGTGAAAATCGTGTTTATGCTGACCTCCAGAGGTTGAAGTTCTCAACTTGCTGCAGTGACGTTATAACACTTGGGCTGTGTTCTTGACACCCTCACATGACTGTTATGTGTGGTAACAAGTGAAAGCGAAAACACTTCTGACCACACTCAACAGAGTGCAAAAGACAGTAAAAACTTGCAATCAGAGGTGGTCAGTGAGACAATACTTTTCAGTTTTGCGTGATAACCCAATTGGTAGAAAGAACAGAAAATCAGGCTGTTTCAGCCCATTTATGTCCTGTTTTGAGCCTGTACCTCCTGTTACGTTTAAAGGGAGTTGGGCAGTCTACCGATGGGCTGTCAACACCTACGAAGAATATGATTatggcattttttaaaattgatttatttttttaggcgTTTCTTTCACTGACATGATATAGGTGATCCCTGCATATAACTCACCTCAAACCACACACTGCATCATGAAGGGAGAGTTGGGCTCAGTGACTTTGGGCTCAGGAGAGAGCTAATTAGGTGTTGGTGCTATACTTCTGATGCAAGGTATAACATCCATATTGGTTCAGGCCTTTTAAATCATAAATCACATCATCATTAGAAGACTGCTGGATAAAGGCACTTTGTCACATAACAGCAAAACATGGTAATGTCATTATAAATCAGTCTTACACCAACTGTTACTTTTCCCATTCAATCTCAGTTTGACTAGGACGTGTAATTATTTGCTTATATCGTTCTTACTGACTAAGCACTAAGCAATGCCCTTCAATATATGACAGTtctgaaagaacaaaaaataaacacgaTTAAAGACATTACCTTCTCCTCAAGCTGGTTAAATATGAACTCTATGACGACGTCATCCTCGAACCCCAAAATCTCGGTGACTCGCTGCGTAATCCAAGGTTTGATGACTTCTAGGTTCACTTTGGTCATGTCCACCTGAGCGTGAAACAGACCGTTAGTGACAAGAAACAGCAGCATTTCCAGTGAACAGTAAGTTTCAGTTTATATGCACCTGAAAAGATACAAGATATCTTTCATAACGTTTTGTCTCTTCTCTCATCTTAACGGTTTATTTCAACCCTGCGCTGCCAGCTCACACTGTTTTATACACAGCTGCTTTAATTCCATCCGATATTTGCAATTCTGTTTTGTAGCCAGATTTAGGAGGTCGtttttaacaattttttttgctttgttataaatatattattatgTAACATGGCTTTTCCTGGCTCAGAATGAGCACAAAATGCAATCAGAGCACAAAGCGATTGTGTTATCTgacaaaaacctgtccatttcACTCTGATGTCTGACGACTAAATAGATTACACACAAATCCCACAAGACAAAACACAGTGATTCATCTATGGCAGggatttaaataaagaaaaaaaaagctttactgTCCTTAAAAGATCTGacttacatatttaaaaatcataaaaggtaaatttaaaaaccttttttgtCAAACAAAAGGATTTTCTCACCAGGGATGGCTTTGGGGTGAAAAATGTAGCACAAAGCTTGGCTTTATATTTCTGCATAAATctatattttactgtatttattttaatttaatgtaagaTATTAGTTTTGCCATATTACATTTACTTTACCAGATGCATCATTCTACTCTATAAAGCTGTCTGGTTTTATGCTTGTTGTACTTGACTTAACTTTTAGCTCTTGTACAAAGAAGTTCACTTTTGGGATCCAGTTTAATTTTTATCTCGTCGCAccttaaaattgtttttatctGACTCTGACGCTTTATATTAATGGACGTCATGGGTCGGTCGTTATGTTGAAGAACCCGGGATCTTTTGCTTGTTAAGACCAATGTGTAACCATGTGTGGACCATGGAACCACTTAGTGGTCATCAattcaaaaaatacaaaacttcTGATATGtgatatacaaataaaaatacacaaacagaaGACAAATACAAACGTATTAATGTATCAACGTTAATGTATCAACTGATCACACATTTGGCTGTTTTAAGATCTGCTTTTAAAACGTCATGTGTCAAGTTTTCCTTATAAGTGATAACGTGTTCCAATAATCCCTTTTATTCAAATGTGGTGCGCTCTAGATGGCGTCCTACCCTCAACCCCCACTGTCacttctttgtgtctttttaagAAGTTacagtgacaaaaaaagaaggactttttaaatcaaaaacttTTGTGGCTTTCCTTAAATGTTACTCAACTATATTAATTGTTGTCCCACCTGTTACTGACCAGGCAGTCCCCTGCAAAGGTTCAAAAACGGCATTTGGGTGGAgactaaaaatataaacaggttatatataaataaaccaaaGTTAAAGTAATGACTAATTAAcagaaaaatgaacatttaccttttatttttgGCTAccggattaaaaaaaaccaaaaaaccccccacctGACTTAAGCTCATTAATCACAGGCCTGGTGAGGTGGTGGCCACTAAAATGTctctcacagacacactcaTACCTGTGGTATATGAATGTCCAGGCTACACAGATTGCCATAAACTGCCTCATGTTGATACAAGTTTGTAGATAACTAT
This is a stretch of genomic DNA from Pelmatolapia mariae isolate MD_Pm_ZW linkage group LG16_19, Pm_UMD_F_2, whole genome shotgun sequence. It encodes these proteins:
- the srrm1 gene encoding serine/arginine repetitive matrix protein 1 isoform X1; translated protein: MDAGFFRGTSAEQDNRFSNKQKKLLKQLKFAECLDKKVDMTKVNLEVIKPWITQRVTEILGFEDDVVIEFIFNQLEEKHPDSKMMQINLTGFLNGKNAREFMKDLWPLLLSAQENIAGIPSAFLEQKKEEIKQRQIEQEKLASLKKVDEEKKEKDLRERAQSKSPRRRKTRSPSPRRRSPSPRRRSPAKRERKRSPSRSPRRKQASPVGGSSPPPPLMQLSTKSSEQPVEPDTSGRAVPEAVVQEASSTCETVVEVVKADSVNEVKEQSPEKTLKKEERPRSREREKDTRRERHHRSRSHSRSRRRRSRSRSYSPRRRQSPRRRMSPRRRSPPRRAPASSRHRHRRSPVRRRRSRSASSSGSSSSGSRSPKKAVKRISTTPPRKQVHHPDTSISPTGKNRRSPSPRARRGRGSPSPPRSSGFKRKQGARADSPPDNVKPRPSEGSDSEEDKNEKGATADSVQQRRQYRRQNRQSSSETGSSSSEDEAPKRATGGSGARNGEVRRRRSRTPSPRRRHRDPSPRKRRSPSPVRRRRTPTPPRRRRSPSPPQRRRSPSPPPRRRSPSPRRYSPPIQRRYSPSPLPSQKRKLSNSPMKRSSPATKRRPSRSPRHRSSPPPRRRSPPSSTSPPRHRRSPMLPPGRRSRDARSPVAASRRLSPSPANRSHAVRGSTTPPRRYETSSTSPSNQRRQQSPPHNKVIRRVSRTPERRDNQRPSPSPQPIRRASSRSVSPEPAPQKRPTQASASPSPSRSASASPPPAKKASSGSGSRSPSKTSDVDGSAKKKKKKKEKKHKKEKKHKKHKKHKKEKSSAVAVTGDTQENQAAEEDRDSRKESDSDVENTLDDLEKHLREKALRSMRKAQMSPSQMS
- the srrm1 gene encoding serine/arginine repetitive matrix protein 1 isoform X2 encodes the protein MMQINLTGFLNGKNAREFMKDLWPLLLSAQENIAGIPSAFLEQKKEEIKQRQIEQEKLASLKKVDEEKKEKDLRERAQSKSPRRRKTRSPSPRRRSPSPRRRSPAKRERKRSPSRSPRRKQASPVGGSSPPPPLMQLSTKSSEQPVEPDTSGRAVPEAVVQEASSTCETVVEVVKADSVNEVKEQSPEKTLKKEERPRSREREKDTRRERHHRSRSHSRSRRRRSRSRSYSPRRRQSPRRRMSPRRRSPPRRAPASSRHRHRRSPVRRRRSRSASSSGSSSSGSRSPKKAVKRISTTPPRKQVHHPDTSISPTGKNRRSPSPRARRGRGSPSPPRSSGFKRKQGARADSPPDNVKPRPSEGSDSEEDKNEKGATADSVQQRRQYRRQNRQSSSETGSSSSEDEAPKRATGGSGARNGEVRRRRSRTPSPRRRHRDPSPRKRRSPSPVRRRRTPTPPRRRRSPSPPQRRRSPSPPPRRRSPSPRRYSPPIQRRYSPSPLPSQKRKLSNSPMKRSSPATKRRPSRSPRHRSSPPPRRRSPPSSTSPPRHRRSPMLPPGRRSRDARSPVAASRRLSPSPANRSHAVRGSTTPPRRYETSSTSPSNQRRQQSPPHNKVIRRVSRTPERRDNQRPSPSPQPIRRASSRSVSPEPAPQKRPTQASASPSPSRSASASPPPAKKASSGSGSRSPSKTSDVDGSAKKKKKKKEKKHKKEKKHKKHKKHKKEKSSAVAVTGDTQENQAAEEDRDSRKESDSDVENTLDDLEKHLREKALRSMRKAQMSPSQMS